DNA from Halogeometricum sp. S1BR25-6:
AGCGCGAACGTCCGCTTCCCGGCGGTGCCCGCGAGGATGAGCCGCTGATTCGAGAGCAGGATGCGTCCGTTGGTCCAGTTGGCGTCGTTGAGACTCCGTCCGCCGCGCCGCACCTGCAGGAACCGGCCGTTCGTGTCCGCGACTTTCGTCTCGCCAGGCTTCATCTGTTATCTCACGGAGTCGGGGACCCCGTCGCGTTCCGGTAGATTCGGAGTCGCTTTTCTACGGGCTCGAACCAGTCGCGGCACGACGGCGGCACTGTCTCGGTCATCCCGATGGTGAGATAGCCGTCCGGGCTGAGCGCCGACCCGAGCGTGTCGAATATCGCCTGTTTCGCCTCGCTGTTGATGTAGATGAACAGGTTCCGGCACACCACGAGGTCGAACGTGTCCGGCGGCCGCTCCTGTACGAGGTCGTGTCGCCTGAACGAGACGATGGACTTCACGTCCTCGCTCACGCGGTAGACGTCGCCGTCGCGTTCGACGTAGCGGTCGTTTCCGGAGAGCGGTTCCAGTTGCGCCGCGACGTCGTTCGTCTCGGAGGCGTGGTACTCGCCCGCCCGCGCGGCGTCGAGTATCTCGGGTTTGATGTCGGTGCCGAGTATCGACACGCGGTTCGGGTCGATTCGGTCGTCGTCGTGCGCCAGCATCGAAAGCGAGTACGCCTCGCGACCGTCCGAGCAGGCCGCACTCCAGACGCGGACCCGCCCGCTCCCATTGCCGGCGAGTTCCGCGAGCACCTCGCGGAGCGCCTCCCACACCTCCGGGTTCCGGAAGAAGCTGGTGACGTTGACGCTCAGCGAGTTCAACAGCGCCCGCTGCTCCTCGGAGTCGTCCACCAGCAGCGAGCGGTAGGCGTCGTACCCGTCGACGCCGCGGCGTCGCATCCGCGCGGAGATTCGCCGGTCGAGGTAGGCGTCGTTGTACGAACTCGTCGCGAACGACAGCGACTCCTCAATGTGGCCGAGCAGCCGTCGGAACCCGTCGTCGGAGACTTCCGTGCGCGACATCAGTCGGCCGCCTCCTCGACTTCGGCGGGACCGTCGGCGTCCGGGTCCGCGTCGGCGGACTCCTCGCCTCCGCCGCCCGACGGCGGCGTCCACTCGCGCAGCGCCTCCCGTCCGCCGGCCGGCAGTTCGAGCGTGCTCACGTCGAGGATGGGGATGACGTTCCCGTCGCCGATGACGGCCGTCCCGGAGAGCCCCTGCGTGCCGCCGAGCGGCCCCTGAAGCGGCGTGACGACGACCTCCTCCTGTCGGGTGACGTGGTCGCAGTGCAGCGCCACCTGTCTATCCGACGGACGGATGCGGACGATCATCCCGCCGTCACCCTCCTCGATGTCGATGTCGAGGGCGTCGCGCAGACGGATGAGCGGGAACAGCGACTCCTCGTGGACGACGACCTCCGCGCCGTTGACCGTCTGGACCCGCTGTCGCCGCGAAATCTCGTCGATGTACTTGATGGGGACGCCGAACTCGCGGTCGCCGACGCGGACGAACAGCACCTTGATGATGGCGACGGAGACGGGCAGGCGGATGGTGAACGTCGACCCCTCGCCGGGCGTGCTGGTGACGTTCGCGGAGCCGTCGAGCGCCTCCACGGTGGTCTTCACCACGTCCATGCCGACGCCGCGGCCGCTGACGTCGGTAATCTCCTCGTTCGTCGAGAAACCGGGGTGGAAGACGTAATCGTACACCTCCTCGTCGGGCATCGCGTTCAGTTCCTCGCGGGTGGCGAGACCGTTCGAGACGGCCTTCTCGCGCACGGCGTCGGCGTCGATGCCGCTCCCGTCGTCGGAGGCGGTGATGACGACCGTGTCGTGCTCGCGGTGCGCGCTGAGTTCGACCGTCCCGGTGCGCGGCTTGCCGTTCGCCTCGCGCTCGTCCGGCAGTTCGATGCCGTGGTCCACGGCGTTTCGCAGGACGTGCATCAGCGGGTCGGAAATCTCGTCGAGGATGGTTCGGTCGAGTTCGATGTCCTCGCCCTCGACGGCGAACCGGACGCGCTTGTCCTGGTCGCGCGCCAGGTCGCGAACCAAGCGCGGGAACTTGTCGAACACCTTCTTCAGCGGGATGAGCCGCATGTCCATCACCGTGTTCTGGAGGTTCGTGGATATCTTGTCCAACTCGTCGAGCGTGTCGAGGCCGCTCGTCAGGTCTGCCTCGCCCTCCATCGCCTGCCGGAGTTTGATGCGGCTGGTGACCAGTTGCTCGACCAGTTCGTGCAGTTCGTCGAGTTGGTCGACGTCGACGCGGACGGACTTGACCGCGGAGATGGACTGTCCGCTCTCCCGCTTCTGCCGTTTCTCCCGGCTCTGCTCGCGTTCCGTCTTCGGACCGTCGTCCGCGCCGTCGTCGGCCGACGGGTCGGCGCTCTTGGCACCCTCGTCTGCACCGCTCTCGACGGTGTCGGAATCCGACGAGGCGCCGTCCGGCGCCGCGTCGCCGGACGGTTCGGTGCCCACGGACTGGAGTTCGACGTTCGACTCGCCGACGTGGTCGTCGTCGTCCCCGCCGTCGAGCGATTCGGCCTCGGTTTCGGACCCGGCGCCGGAGTAGGCGGCCTCGACGGCCGCGACGGCCTCCGCCGCCTCGGCGGGGTCGACGTCCGCCGCGGTCGGGACGTCGCCCTCGGCGCCGTCCGTTTCGATGCTCGATTCGGCGTCCGGTTCGGACGTCTCCGCGGGCGCGACGGCCTCGGGTTCGACGTCGACCGCGGCTTCCGATTCCGCGGCCGGTTCCGCGTCGACGGCCGTGTCCGCACCTGCGTTCGCGTTCGCGGGGACCGGCTCCGGGTCGTCGTCCGCGAGAACGGCCGAGACGTCGGTCAGTTCGACGCGTTCGACCTTCCAGAGACCGGCGAGCGTCGGGCCGAGTTCCGCCTCGGGAACGTTCGCGACGAACAGCGCGAAGCCGTCGTCGAACTCGCCGTCCTCGATGCTGTCGATGTCGGGGACCGACCCGACGACGTCGACGCCGTCGGGCACGCCGCCGAGGAACAGACCGGCGTCGACGCCCTTCATCTCCCCGGCGTTCAGTTCGATGGCGGCGTGATACAGCAGTTCGGCGTCCGCCAACGCTTCGCTCTCGAAGTCGAGCGTCTCGGCCGCGAGGGCGAACGCGTCGTCTTCGGGTTCGGCGTCGTCGGCCGCCGCCGACTCCTCGACCGGGGCGTCCTCCGCCCGCGCGGCGGCGCGAATCTCCTCGACGAGGGCCGTCGGGTCGCTCTGCGACTCGCCGTTCGCCTCGATGTCGCGGAGTATCTCCAGAATCTCGTCCATCCCGTCGAAGACGAGGTCCATGCGGTCCGGCGTCACGTCGAGTCGGCCGTGCCGTATCTCGTCCAAGAGGTCCTCGACGGCGTGCGCCACCGTGGCGGCGTTGTCGAAGCCCATCGCGCCGAAGTTCCCCTTCAGCGTGTGCGCCTGCCGGAAGATGTCGTCGATGGCCTCGGTGGCCTCGGGGTTCGACTCCAACTCCAGGAGCGAGTTGTTCAGTTGCGTGATGCTCTCCTCGGACTCCGTGATGAATGCTTGATACAGTTCGTCGTCCATCGTCACTTCTCCTCCGCCAGTCCCGCCAGAATGTGCGAGGCGATGTCGTCGGCGGGGGCGACGGCGTCGACGCACCCCGTTTCGATTGCCCGCTTCGGCATGCCGAAGATAGCCGACGTTCCTTCGTCCTGTGCGACCGTGTGCCCGCCCGCGGCGTGGATGCGACCCATACCGTCGACCCCGTCGCGTCCCATCCCGGTGAGAAGCGTCCCCACGAGGGGCCCCTCGACCGCTTCGACGGCCGAGGCCATCGTCAGGTCGATGGCGGGCTTGACGCCGTGGACCGGTTTCGTGTCCGTGAGTGTCAGCGAGAGTCGCCCCGCGCGGTCGCGGTCGACCACGAGGTGCGACCCGCCGGGGGCGACGCGCGCCTCGCCGACGCCGATTCGCTCGCCGTCCGTCGCCTCGGCGACGCGGTACGCCGACCGCGCGTCGAGTCGGTCCGCGAAGCGCCTCGTGAACCCCGCGGGCATGTGCTGGACGACCACGATTCTCAGGTTCGCGGTCGTCGGCAGGTCCGCGAGGACCCGTTCGACCACGTTCGGCCCGCCGGTCGAGGCGCCGAGTATCAGCGTCGACACCTCGGGGTACGGCGAGTCCGATGCCGCCGGTCGGCGCGACGACGGCGCGCGCTCCGCCCGGTCGGCGCTCTCGCTCTGACTCCGACTTCGATTTCGATTTCGATTTCGACTCCGCCGACCGGCCCGCGCGCCGTCCCGCGAGGGCGCCTTCCGTCGACCGAGCGCCTCCGTCCGCCGCGTCGCCGAGAGATCCACCGCCGCCGCCGAACGGACCTTCTCGACGAGTTCGCGCTTCACGCGCGGCATCGAGGAGGTGACCTCGCCGCCGGGTTTCGTCACGAAGTCGACGGCGCCCACGTCGAGGGCCTCGAACGTCACGTCGGCGTCGTCCTCGGCGTGCGCCGAGAGCATCAACACCGGCGTCGGGCACGACGCCATGATGGCCTCGACGGCCTCGATGCCGTTCATCTCGGGCATCTCGATGTCCATCGTTACCACGTCGGGGCGGTGTTCGGCGACGACGTCGACCGCTGCGGCCCCGTTCTCCGCCTCGGCGACGACGTCGATCCCCCCGTCTTCGAGGAGCGTGCGGATGAGCGTCCGCATGAACCGCGAGTCGTCGACGACGACGGCGCGCGTCGCGTTCCCCCCTGCGTTCGACTCAGATGCGGCGCTCACCGCGACCCGCACCCCTGTTCTCTGCGCGCGCGTTCGGCGCGCGGGGAACGACACCGCGACTCGGCGGGCGGCGCGCGACCGGTCGGTGACGTTCCGTTTTTCTGACCGCTCATCTCTACCCGTTCTTCCGGAGTAGGGGTCTTAAACGCTCCCCGACGATACTCACGTCTGATAATCGGGTACGTAGCTTTATGCCCGATTTGGCGCGAGATTCTGGTAAGCCGGTGACGCTCGCGCGTCACGGGGAACTACACCATGTCGCAGGAACCACAGACCGCTGCCGTGCCCGACGCTGACGAGGCCGAAGACGTTCGAGAGATACAGGTGCTCGAGTTCAAACTCGGCGGAGAGACCTACTGCGTCGACATCGAGTACGTCTCCGAAATCGTCGATAGAGGCTCTCTGACCGCCGTCCCGAACGCACCCGCCTACGTCGACGGCGTGATGGACCTCCGCGGTCGCACCACGTCCATCGTCAACCCGAAGGCCCTCCTGAACCTCGATACGAGCGAAGGAGAGTCCAAACGAATCGTCATCTTCGACTCGAGCAAGTTCGAGGACGACGCCGCAGTCGGGTGGTTGGTCGACGAGGTGTACCAGGTCGTCCGCGTCGCGATGGACGATATAGAGGAACCCCCCTTGGAGAAAGACGACTCCATCGAGGGCGTCATCAAGCGCGACGGCGAACTCGTCATCTGGATTTCACCGGTCGACGCCGTCGCGGCGCACTGAGCGCGCGACGACCCTCCGTTTTCATCTGCGCGCCGAGCGGCCGCACCTCAGAGTCCGCCGCGTCTCGTCCCGCCCCCGGACCGACGACCGCGGACGACGGCGCCCGCGGCCGCGAGGATGCAGCAGGCCGCGAACACGAACGCGACCCCGTAGCCGAAGCCGCCGGCGACGGCGCCGCCGAGCGCGCTTCCGATGCCGCCGCCGAGGCTCCCGAGCGCCGTGTACGCACCCAGCGCTTCGCTCCGAACCGGTTCCGGCGCGAGGTCGGCGACGATGTCGGTCGCCGTCACGGCGATGAACGCCCACGCGAGTCCGATGACGGCGAACAGGACGCCGACGGCGAGCAGTCCGCCCGGCGGTGCGAGGGCGCCCCCGACGAGGGCGACGAGGGGGAAGACGACGACCCGCGAGAGCAGCGCACCGGTCTGGAGTCGGAAGCGGTCGAACCGGGCCGCGAGCGACCCGACGGGCGCGTACGCGGCGGCCGAGGCGGCCGCGGACACGACGTTCAGCGCGAACACGTGGTCGGTGGTGTAGCCGACGTCCGTCAGGAACGCCGGCAGCGGCGCGAAGAAGACGGCGAATCCCCCGAAGAACAGCGTCGCCGCCGCGAGATAGCGCATCAGTTCCCCCGAGAACCGCTCGGTCAGGGGTTCGGGTCTTCGCCGCGTCCGCCGGAGCGAGCGGAGCGCCCAGTACACCCGGCCGGGGCCGAACGGGACGGCCCGCGTGGACCGACTGCCGCCGAGGCCGTCGTGTCGGACGCGGCGGAGCAATCGGACGTACCGGCGCTCCGTCAGCCGCGGTCGCTCGGGGTAGCGGATGTACACCGCGGCGAATCCGAACA
Protein-coding regions in this window:
- a CDS encoding CheR family methyltransferase, whose protein sequence is MSRTEVSDDGFRRLLGHIEESLSFATSSYNDAYLDRRISARMRRRGVDGYDAYRSLLVDDSEEQRALLNSLSVNVTSFFRNPEVWEALREVLAELAGNGSGRVRVWSAACSDGREAYSLSMLAHDDDRIDPNRVSILGTDIKPEILDAARAGEYHASETNDVAAQLEPLSGNDRYVERDGDVYRVSEDVKSIVSFRRHDLVQERPPDTFDLVVCRNLFIYINSEAKQAIFDTLGSALSPDGYLTIGMTETVPPSCRDWFEPVEKRLRIYRNATGSPTP
- a CDS encoding chemotaxis protein CheA, giving the protein MDDELYQAFITESEESITQLNNSLLELESNPEATEAIDDIFRQAHTLKGNFGAMGFDNAATVAHAVEDLLDEIRHGRLDVTPDRMDLVFDGMDEILEILRDIEANGESQSDPTALVEEIRAAARAEDAPVEESAAADDAEPEDDAFALAAETLDFESEALADAELLYHAAIELNAGEMKGVDAGLFLGGVPDGVDVVGSVPDIDSIEDGEFDDGFALFVANVPEAELGPTLAGLWKVERVELTDVSAVLADDDPEPVPANANAGADTAVDAEPAAESEAAVDVEPEAVAPAETSEPDAESSIETDGAEGDVPTAADVDPAEAAEAVAAVEAAYSGAGSETEAESLDGGDDDDHVGESNVELQSVGTEPSGDAAPDGASSDSDTVESGADEGAKSADPSADDGADDGPKTEREQSREKRQKRESGQSISAVKSVRVDVDQLDELHELVEQLVTSRIKLRQAMEGEADLTSGLDTLDELDKISTNLQNTVMDMRLIPLKKVFDKFPRLVRDLARDQDKRVRFAVEGEDIELDRTILDEISDPLMHVLRNAVDHGIELPDEREANGKPRTGTVELSAHREHDTVVITASDDGSGIDADAVREKAVSNGLATREELNAMPDEEVYDYVFHPGFSTNEEITDVSGRGVGMDVVKTTVEALDGSANVTSTPGEGSTFTIRLPVSVAIIKVLFVRVGDREFGVPIKYIDEISRRQRVQTVNGAEVVVHEESLFPLIRLRDALDIDIEEGDGGMIVRIRPSDRQVALHCDHVTRQEEVVVTPLQGPLGGTQGLSGTAVIGDGNVIPILDVSTLELPAGGREALREWTPPSGGGGEESADADPDADGPAEVEEAAD
- the cheB gene encoding chemotaxis-specific protein-glutamate methyltransferase CheB, which codes for MRTLIRTLLEDGGIDVVAEAENGAAAVDVVAEHRPDVVTMDIEMPEMNGIEAVEAIMASCPTPVLMLSAHAEDDADVTFEALDVGAVDFVTKPGGEVTSSMPRVKRELVEKVRSAAAVDLSATRRTEALGRRKAPSRDGARAGRRSRNRNRNRSRSQSESADRAERAPSSRRPAASDSPYPEVSTLILGASTGGPNVVERVLADLPTTANLRIVVVQHMPAGFTRRFADRLDARSAYRVAEATDGERIGVGEARVAPGGSHLVVDRDRAGRLSLTLTDTKPVHGVKPAIDLTMASAVEAVEGPLVGTLLTGMGRDGVDGMGRIHAAGGHTVAQDEGTSAIFGMPKRAIETGCVDAVAPADDIASHILAGLAEEK
- a CDS encoding chemotaxis protein CheW, coding for MSQEPQTAAVPDADEAEDVREIQVLEFKLGGETYCVDIEYVSEIVDRGSLTAVPNAPAYVDGVMDLRGRTTSIVNPKALLNLDTSEGESKRIVIFDSSKFEDDAAVGWLVDEVYQVVRVAMDDIEEPPLEKDDSIEGVIKRDGELVIWISPVDAVAAH
- a CDS encoding MFS transporter codes for the protein MSETRRPSDAWLYGWGMGYASVGAASVLVPLYAIDLGAGALLVSLIAATAAFAGVPGAILWGWAVSRTHRRRPFILVALGLTGAVLLVTPVLSSPWTVLVANAVLWFVVAAAAPVLNLVVVDGYQPHEWSVRFGKLNQYQGYGWLAGLVAGALWSALAGSAFGIAPLAAKRLFFLAAGVVALFGFAAVYIRYPERPRLTERRYVRLLRRVRHDGLGGSRSTRAVPFGPGRVYWALRSLRRTRRRPEPLTERFSGELMRYLAAATLFFGGFAVFFAPLPAFLTDVGYTTDHVFALNVVSAAASAAAYAPVGSLAARFDRFRLQTGALLSRVVVFPLVALVGGALAPPGGLLAVGVLFAVIGLAWAFIAVTATDIVADLAPEPVRSEALGAYTALGSLGGGIGSALGGAVAGGFGYGVAFVFAACCILAAAGAVVRGRRSGGGTRRGGL